Proteins encoded by one window of Cylindrospermum stagnale PCC 7417:
- a CDS encoding aldo/keto reductase, giving the protein MNMTIPGRATLEGTQRYQKKHANHCSPDHFRASSELIASSIGIGTYLGVSDEQTDDLVNQAIIESVRRGVNLIDTAIGYRNQQAERCVGNAIRYLVQSAEVSRDELIICTKGGFLTHENPEYVDWFRQHYINSNSFTINEKDFIENCHCIHPEYLREQIDLSLENLGVQTIDIYYIHNPEVQLSEIDPSILYERLRDAFEVMEEAVDSGKIAAYGLATWDGLRVPANSDKYLNLARIKSIAREVARNKVDSFRFIEFPYNMSMLEALLLPNQNVQGEQIPLLEAAYRLGLTSIASASLCQAQVNGQIPDTISIGFDENFKTDCQRALQYTRSVPGLLTALVGMKAPNHVQENLIISAYPLLAMDKFTELTHDIIEVLKRMKIVSGKSDFDLSHLSCIAKK; this is encoded by the coding sequence ATGAACATGACAATACCAGGCAGAGCTACTCTAGAAGGGACACAGCGTTACCAGAAAAAACATGCAAATCATTGTTCACCAGATCATTTTCGAGCATCTAGCGAATTGATTGCCAGTTCTATTGGTATTGGAACCTATCTTGGTGTATCTGATGAGCAAACAGATGATCTTGTTAATCAAGCAATCATTGAATCAGTTCGACGCGGTGTTAATTTAATTGATACCGCTATTGGCTATCGCAATCAGCAAGCAGAACGTTGCGTAGGAAATGCCATCAGATATCTTGTGCAGTCTGCTGAAGTATCAAGGGATGAATTAATTATCTGTACTAAAGGTGGTTTTCTCACCCATGAAAACCCAGAATATGTAGATTGGTTTCGTCAACATTATATAAATTCCAACAGTTTCACCATCAATGAAAAAGACTTCATTGAAAATTGTCATTGTATACATCCCGAATACTTGCGCGAGCAAATTGACTTGAGTTTAGAGAATTTGGGTGTACAAACAATTGATATCTATTATATTCACAATCCAGAAGTTCAACTTTCTGAAATTGACCCTAGTATATTGTATGAAAGATTGCGAGATGCTTTTGAGGTAATGGAAGAAGCAGTAGATAGCGGTAAAATTGCCGCTTATGGTTTAGCAACTTGGGACGGTTTGCGTGTACCTGCTAATTCTGATAAATATTTGAATTTAGCACGAATAAAATCTATTGCTAGGGAAGTAGCTAGAAATAAAGTTGATAGTTTTAGATTTATTGAATTTCCCTATAATATGTCTATGCTAGAAGCATTGCTCTTACCAAATCAGAACGTCCAAGGAGAACAAATTCCATTATTAGAAGCAGCTTATCGTTTGGGTTTAACTTCCATAGCTAGTGCTTCCCTTTGCCAAGCACAAGTTAATGGTCAGATACCAGACACAATTTCTATCGGCTTCGACGAAAACTTCAAAACTGATTGTCAACGCGCACTTCAATATACACGTAGCGTCCCTGGTCTTCTCACTGCTCTTGTTGGAATGAAAGCTCCAAACCATGTGCAAGAAAATCTCATAATCTCAGCTTATCCACTACTAGCAATGGACAAGTTTACAGAACTTACTCACGACATTATAGAAGTTTTAAAGAGGATGAAAATAGTTAGTGGAAAATCTGATTTTGACTTATCCCATCTATCTTGTATCGCCAAAAAATAA
- a CDS encoding non-ribosomal peptide synthetase has product MNKKNIENIYPLSPTQQGILFHTLRAPESGVYVVQSCYTFSKSVNFTAFKQAWEQVINQHPILRTSFHWKQQKEPFQVVYKSVDLPWQTDNWQELSVVKQQKQLEVLLAADYQQGFDISQAPLMRLTFIQVAKETYHFIWSSHHLILDGWSAALVLHQVFQAYEALCQGQVLTLPRCRPYQDYIAWLQQQNLVQAETFWRQILKGFTAPTQLSIGNLSNNSATGSGEELTKLSPATTAALQSLVRQHKLTLNTLIQGAWSILLSRYSGEKDVVFGATAAGRPPALTGSESMVGLFINTLPVRVQISGEELLIPWLQKLQAQQVEAQQYEYSPLVQVQGWSEVPRNLPLFETILVFENYPVDASLKVKATEMQIHDIRSAESTNYAITLSVEVSTELKLEILYDRTRFDADTITRILGHLQKLLESIVTNPHQSLSSLPILTTAEIHQQLVEWNNTQTDYPQDKCIHQLFEEQVEKTPDAVAVVFENEQLTYRELNQQTNQLAHYLQKLGVSPDVLVGICVERSLEMIIAVLGVLKAGGAYVPLDSNLPPQRLAFMLQDADCPVLLTQTNLLDTLPSYQGNIVCLDADWQLILQESESNLSSSTVKAENLAYLIYTSGSTGQAKGVMVEHRGVVNAYFSWEEAYQLRSLVHDHLQMASFSFDVFVGDLSRALCSGGKLVLCPRDFLLEPKQLYAYICQHKVDCAEFVPTVLNNLIQYLESSQQCLKFMRLVICGSDSWYGSEYRKYQTFLGEETRLINSFGLTEATIDSSYFESTTGNLSTEHLVPIGRPFSNTQLYILDSCLQPVPIGVSGELYIGGVGLARGYHNRPDLTEEKFIPNIFSNDPGTRLYKTGDLAYYLPDGNIVFVGRIDHQVKIRGFRIELLEIEAVLAKHSDVQQTVVIANQNSLVAYVVANCQNTPTVSQLRDFLKQQLPYYMVPNTFVFLESLPLTPNGKVDRKALPEIDATEVNEIKGFVVPRTPAEEMLVEIWANILGLEKVGIHDNFFELGGHSLLATQVISQVRKAFQVEIPLRTLFENSTVATFSDRLQTIRQQQLGLPPQSLQVCDRPSELPLSFAQARLWFLDQLESEKSVYNMPSAVKLIGNLSIGALEQSFNEIISRHEALRTTLVMGSKQLMQVIACQQTLSLTIVDLQDLNAEEQEEEVQRLALAEAKHPFDLSIGPLLRVTLLQLNQTENILLLTMHHIVGDAWSMGVLVQELGALYEGFVSGQQPQLPELPIQYADFAVWQRQWLQGEVLETQLAYWKQQLGGAPASLNLPTDRPRPPVQTFRGETTSFVLSVELSEAIKTLSRQEGVTLFMTLLAAFKVLLYRYSDTGDIVVGSPIANRHRAELERLIGFFVNTLVLRTDLSDNPTFRGLLTRVREVTLGAYDHQDLPFDLLVEELKPERDLSYTPLFQVMFILQNAPMSAIELSDLTLQSVETSSKTAKFDLTLSIQENESGISGELEYNCDLFDATTIARMAEHFQILLAGIVANPQERVAQLPLLTPTEKHRLLVEWNDTQTDYPQDKCIDQLFEEQVEKTPNAVAVVFENQQLTYRELNRRANQLAHYLQKCGVGPEVPVCICVERSLEMIVGLLGILKAGGAYVPLDPGYPQERLEYIKQDVQAPLLLTQQKLKLQLFNEAAQVMCLDSDWEKITQQSQENLVTAANADNLAYVIYTSGSTGNPKGVEIAHGNVANFLNAMQQSVGIQQQDVLLAVTTLAFDIAALEIFLPLIIGGRVVIASREVVSDGVQLSALLANSQATVMQATPATWRMLLAVGWLSNKQLKILCGGEALPRQLANQLLQQCHSLWNLYGPTETTIWSTVHQVEYGDQPVSIGRAIANTQVYILDSQLQPTPIGVPGELYIGGAGIARGYWHRPELTAQRFIDNPFTIESAQKLYKTGDLVRYLSDRQIEYLGRLDHQVKIRGFRIELLEIEAALAKHQDVLQAVAIANQDSLVAYVVARSLNTPTVNELRDFLKQKLPYYMVPNTFVFLESLPLTPNGKVNRKDLPAPDEIAKIKPEKVLKLPCTLLEKQLVAIWSEILNIQQISIDDNFFDLGGHSLLIVQLFSRIRAAFQVNLPLQTLFEAPTVETLAAKLEIAHQAQSSTVTTANPTLNLEAEAVLDPAITADGKPIDYITEPACIFLTGATGFLGAFLLDELLQQTQADIYCLVRAANAEEGKQKIRRSLESYLIGNESQSSRIIPVLGDLSQPLLGLSQTQFTALAKKLDVIYHNGAWVHHASPYSTLKAANVLGTQEVLRLASQVKIKPVHFISTISVFSAPVGTGRQLIREQSSLDDYPVPKDGYTQSKWVAEKLVNIARKRGLPVSIYRPGRISGHSKTGAFNPNDFFYKLLIGCIQLGSVPDEKYLENLAPVDYISKAIVYLSSQKQSSGKAFHLLNSQPLELRTLFNVIRSFGYSLQQIPIDQWRQELAKIAENFPNHPLYSLVPLLSTQESTATTSQTQLLKFDCQNTLDLLSGTSIVCPPVDHELFNIYISYLIKIGLLNSSQTKSKV; this is encoded by the coding sequence ATGAATAAGAAGAATATAGAAAATATCTATCCCCTTTCCCCTACCCAGCAAGGGATACTTTTTCATACTCTCCGCGCCCCAGAATCAGGAGTGTATGTTGTTCAAAGTTGTTATACCTTCAGCAAATCTGTTAACTTTACAGCTTTTAAACAAGCTTGGGAACAAGTCATCAATCAGCACCCAATTTTACGCACTTCTTTTCACTGGAAACAGCAAAAAGAACCTTTTCAAGTAGTATATAAATCTGTAGACTTACCTTGGCAAACAGATAATTGGCAAGAGTTATCTGTAGTTAAACAGCAAAAGCAACTAGAAGTTTTATTAGCAGCAGACTATCAGCAAGGATTTGATATTTCTCAAGCACCATTAATGCGCTTGACATTTATTCAAGTAGCCAAAGAAACTTACCATTTTATTTGGAGTAGCCACCATTTAATTTTAGATGGGTGGTCTGCGGCTTTGGTACTACACCAAGTTTTTCAAGCTTACGAGGCACTTTGTCAAGGACAAGTTTTAACATTACCACGCTGTCGTCCATATCAAGATTATATTGCTTGGCTGCAACAGCAAAACTTAGTTCAAGCGGAAACATTTTGGCGTCAGATTCTCAAGGGTTTTACAGCACCTACTCAACTGAGTATAGGGAATTTGTCAAACAATTCAGCAACAGGTTCTGGAGAAGAATTAACCAAGCTATCACCAGCGACAACAGCCGCGTTGCAATCTTTGGTAAGACAGCACAAGTTAACCTTAAACACCTTGATACAAGGGGCTTGGTCTATACTCCTCAGTCGTTATAGCGGTGAAAAAGATGTAGTTTTTGGAGCTACTGCTGCTGGTCGTCCACCTGCATTAACAGGTTCTGAATCAATGGTGGGGCTGTTTATCAACACTTTGCCAGTAAGAGTACAGATTTCTGGGGAAGAGTTATTAATTCCCTGGCTGCAAAAACTCCAAGCGCAACAAGTAGAAGCGCAGCAGTACGAATACAGCCCTCTGGTACAAGTGCAGGGGTGGAGTGAAGTTCCTAGAAATTTGCCTTTGTTTGAAACTATTTTAGTATTTGAAAACTACCCTGTAGATGCTTCCTTAAAAGTAAAAGCTACAGAAATGCAAATCCATGATATTCGGTCTGCGGAATCAACAAATTATGCCATCACTCTGTCAGTAGAAGTAAGTACAGAGTTAAAGCTAGAGATTTTATATGATCGCACTCGTTTTGATGCAGACACCATCACCCGCATCTTAGGTCATCTGCAAAAATTATTAGAGAGTATAGTTACAAATCCTCACCAATCTCTGTCTTCATTACCTATATTGACAACAGCCGAAATACATCAACAGTTGGTGGAATGGAATAATACCCAAACAGATTACCCCCAAGATAAATGCATTCATCAATTATTTGAGGAACAGGTAGAAAAAACACCGGATGCAGTAGCTGTGGTGTTTGAAAATGAACAACTCACCTATCGAGAACTTAACCAGCAAACAAATCAATTAGCTCACTATTTACAAAAATTGGGTGTTTCTCCAGATGTATTGGTAGGTATTTGTGTAGAGCGCAGCTTGGAGATGATAATCGCAGTTTTGGGAGTTTTGAAAGCTGGTGGTGCTTATGTACCTCTAGATTCAAATCTACCTCCGCAGCGACTAGCTTTCATGTTGCAAGATGCAGATTGTCCAGTCCTATTGACTCAGACGAATTTACTAGATACCTTGCCCTCTTATCAGGGAAATATCGTTTGTCTGGATGCTGATTGGCAGCTGATTTTACAGGAATCAGAATCTAATTTATCTAGTAGCACTGTTAAAGCTGAAAATTTAGCATATCTCATCTATACTTCAGGTTCAACTGGTCAAGCAAAAGGGGTGATGGTTGAGCATAGAGGTGTTGTCAATGCCTACTTTAGCTGGGAAGAAGCTTATCAACTGCGATCGCTTGTACATGATCATCTGCAAATGGCCAGTTTCTCTTTTGATGTTTTTGTCGGTGATCTGAGTCGTGCTTTATGCTCTGGTGGCAAGTTAGTTTTGTGTCCTCGTGATTTTTTACTAGAACCAAAGCAACTGTATGCTTACATCTGCCAACACAAAGTTGATTGTGCTGAATTTGTGCCGACTGTTTTAAATAACCTCATACAGTATTTAGAAAGCAGTCAGCAGTGTCTCAAATTTATGCGGTTGGTAATTTGTGGTTCTGATAGTTGGTATGGCTCAGAATACCGCAAATATCAAACCTTCCTTGGGGAAGAAACACGGCTAATTAACTCTTTTGGTTTAACTGAAGCCACAATTGACAGTTCCTACTTTGAAAGCACTACGGGGAACTTATCAACAGAGCATTTAGTACCGATTGGGCGACCCTTTTCTAACACCCAACTCTATATTTTAGATTCGTGCTTGCAGCCAGTACCGATTGGTGTTTCTGGAGAACTTTACATTGGTGGTGTCGGTTTAGCAAGAGGTTATCATAATCGCCCAGATTTAACTGAAGAGAAATTTATACCTAATATCTTCAGCAATGACCCAGGAACACGTCTGTATAAAACTGGCGATTTAGCTTATTACCTACCTGATGGAAACATCGTCTTTGTTGGCCGAATTGATCATCAAGTCAAAATTCGCGGTTTCCGCATTGAACTCTTAGAAATTGAAGCAGTATTGGCAAAACACTCAGATGTGCAACAGACAGTTGTGATCGCCAATCAAAATTCACTTGTCGCTTACGTAGTTGCTAATTGCCAAAATACACCCACAGTTAGCCAACTGCGAGACTTCCTCAAGCAGCAACTGCCATATTATATGGTTCCTAACACTTTTGTGTTCTTGGAAAGCCTGCCTTTAACACCAAATGGCAAAGTTGACCGCAAAGCCTTGCCAGAAATCGATGCAACTGAAGTAAACGAAATTAAGGGCTTTGTTGTACCTCGTACCCCTGCGGAGGAAATGCTGGTGGAAATTTGGGCCAACATCCTTGGGTTAGAGAAAGTAGGTATCCACGATAACTTTTTTGAACTAGGTGGACACTCCTTATTAGCTACTCAAGTAATTTCCCAAGTGCGAAAAGCATTTCAGGTAGAAATACCACTGAGAACTCTGTTTGAAAATTCGACAGTAGCAACCTTTAGCGATCGCTTACAAACTATCCGTCAACAACAACTGGGCTTACCACCACAGTCTCTACAAGTGTGCGATCGCCCTTCAGAACTGCCCCTATCCTTTGCTCAAGCCAGGCTGTGGTTCTTGGATCAGCTAGAGTCGGAGAAATCCGTCTACAATATGCCATCTGCGGTCAAATTAATAGGCAATCTCAGTATTGGCGCACTAGAGCAAAGCTTCAACGAAATTATCAGTCGTCACGAAGCCTTACGCACTACCTTGGTCATGGGAAGCAAGCAACTGATGCAGGTAATCGCTTGCCAACAGACACTCTCATTAACAATAGTAGATCTACAAGACTTAAACGCTGAAGAGCAAGAGGAGGAAGTACAACGGTTGGCTTTAGCAGAAGCAAAACATCCCTTTGACTTAAGTATAGGGCCATTGCTGCGAGTCACCTTGTTACAGTTAAATCAGACAGAAAATATCTTGCTGTTGACGATGCACCATATTGTTGGTGATGCCTGGTCAATGGGCGTATTAGTTCAGGAATTAGGAGCATTATACGAAGGTTTTGTTTCCGGTCAGCAACCGCAACTTCCTGAACTACCGATTCAATATGCAGACTTTGCGGTTTGGCAACGGCAATGGTTGCAAGGAGAGGTACTAGAAACTCAACTCGCCTACTGGAAACAGCAACTCGGTGGCGCTCCCGCTAGCTTGAATTTACCGACAGATAGACCGCGACCTCCTGTGCAGACTTTCCGGGGAGAAACCACTAGTTTTGTGTTGTCTGTTGAGCTATCTGAAGCTATCAAAACCTTAAGTCGGCAGGAGGGAGTGACATTATTTATGACCCTGCTGGCAGCTTTCAAAGTGCTGTTATACCGCTACAGTGATACTGGCGATATTGTAGTCGGTTCACCAATTGCCAATCGTCACCGTGCTGAATTAGAACGATTAATTGGCTTTTTTGTCAATACCCTAGTGCTGCGAACTGACCTATCAGATAATCCGACTTTTCGAGGGTTACTCACTAGGGTACGCGAAGTTACCTTGGGAGCCTATGACCACCAAGATTTACCCTTTGATTTGCTGGTGGAAGAATTAAAGCCGGAGCGAGACTTGAGCTATACACCGCTATTCCAAGTCATGTTTATTCTCCAGAATGCACCAATGTCGGCTATAGAGTTGTCGGACTTAACTTTGCAGTCTGTGGAAACCAGCAGCAAAACTGCTAAGTTTGACTTGACACTCTCAATTCAGGAAAACGAGTCAGGAATTAGTGGTGAGTTAGAGTACAACTGCGATTTGTTTGATGCAACCACTATTGCCCGTATGGCAGAACATTTTCAAATATTGCTTGCGGGTATTGTGGCTAATCCCCAAGAGCGAGTTGCACAACTGCCTCTACTGACCCCAACTGAGAAGCACCGATTACTTGTGGAGTGGAATGACACCCAAACAGATTACCCCCAAGATAAATGCATTGATCAATTATTTGAAGAACAGGTAGAAAAAACACCGAATGCGGTAGCTGTGGTGTTTGAAAACCAACAACTAACCTACCGGGAGTTAAACCGGCGAGCAAATCAACTAGCTCACTATTTACAAAAATGCGGTGTCGGCCCAGAAGTACCAGTTTGTATTTGTGTGGAACGTTCCCTAGAGATGATAGTTGGGCTGTTGGGAATATTAAAAGCAGGTGGTGCTTATGTACCGCTCGACCCTGGTTATCCCCAGGAACGTTTGGAATATATCAAGCAGGATGTGCAAGCGCCATTGCTGCTTACCCAACAGAAACTGAAATTACAACTGTTCAACGAAGCAGCACAAGTGATGTGTCTGGATTCAGACTGGGAAAAGATTACACAACAAAGTCAAGAAAACCTCGTAACTGCTGCCAACGCCGACAACCTGGCTTATGTCATTTACACCTCAGGTTCGACAGGCAACCCCAAGGGAGTAGAAATAGCTCATGGCAACGTTGCCAACTTCTTAAATGCGATGCAGCAATCTGTAGGAATACAACAACAGGATGTACTGCTAGCAGTTACTACGCTGGCATTTGATATTGCCGCCTTAGAAATATTTTTACCATTAATAATTGGTGGGCGTGTCGTGATAGCTAGCCGAGAAGTTGTGAGCGATGGTGTGCAACTATCAGCATTGCTGGCGAATTCTCAAGCAACAGTCATGCAAGCAACGCCAGCTACTTGGCGAATGCTGCTGGCAGTCGGTTGGCTCTCTAACAAGCAACTCAAGATACTTTGCGGTGGTGAAGCGTTACCACGTCAATTAGCCAATCAGTTGTTACAGCAGTGTCATAGTTTGTGGAATTTGTATGGCCCAACAGAAACAACAATCTGGTCTACAGTGCATCAAGTAGAGTATGGTGATCAGCCTGTTTCGATTGGTCGCGCGATCGCCAATACTCAGGTATATATTTTAGATAGCCAGTTGCAGCCAACACCAATTGGGGTTCCGGGTGAACTGTACATTGGTGGTGCTGGGATAGCCCGTGGTTATTGGCATCGACCCGAATTAACTGCTCAACGGTTCATAGATAATCCTTTCACAATCGAGAGCGCACAAAAGCTTTATAAGACTGGTGATTTAGTCCGCTACTTAAGCGATCGCCAGATTGAATATCTCGGACGGCTTGACCATCAGGTGAAGATTCGCGGTTTCCGCATTGAACTCTTAGAAATCGAGGCAGCGCTAGCAAAACACCAAGATGTGCTACAAGCAGTGGCGATCGCTAATCAAGATTCTCTTGTAGCCTATGTAGTGGCTCGTTCTCTCAATACACCCACAGTTAATGAATTGCGGGATTTCCTTAAGCAGAAACTGCCGTATTATATGGTTCCTAACACTTTTGTGTTCTTGGAAAGTCTACCACTAACACCAAACGGCAAAGTTAACCGCAAAGATTTGCCAGCACCTGACGAAATAGCGAAAATCAAACCAGAAAAAGTCCTTAAACTACCTTGTACCCTCTTGGAGAAACAATTAGTTGCTATCTGGAGTGAAATTCTCAACATCCAACAAATTAGCATTGATGACAACTTTTTCGATTTAGGTGGACATTCTTTACTGATAGTACAGTTATTTTCTCGTATCCGAGCCGCTTTCCAAGTAAATTTGCCACTACAGACTTTGTTTGAAGCACCTACGGTAGAAACCCTCGCAGCAAAACTGGAAATAGCCCATCAAGCACAATCATCAACAGTTACTACGGCTAATCCTACTTTGAATCTCGAAGCTGAGGCTGTTCTTGATCCAGCAATAACTGCTGACGGCAAACCTATTGACTACATAACTGAACCAGCCTGTATCTTTCTTACAGGTGCAACAGGGTTCTTAGGCGCTTTTTTACTGGACGAACTTCTCCAACAAACTCAAGCAGATATTTATTGCTTAGTACGTGCAGCTAATGCTGAGGAAGGTAAGCAGAAAATTCGGCGCAGTTTAGAATCTTACTTAATTGGGAATGAATCGCAAAGTTCTAGAATTATCCCAGTTTTAGGAGATTTATCTCAGCCACTTTTAGGTCTTTCCCAAACACAATTTACAGCCCTAGCCAAGAAACTTGATGTTATCTATCACAATGGTGCATGGGTGCATCATGCTTCTCCCTACTCCACACTCAAAGCTGCTAATGTACTGGGAACCCAGGAAGTTTTGAGATTAGCCAGCCAAGTCAAAATCAAGCCAGTACATTTCATTTCTACTATTAGCGTCTTTTCTGCACCCGTGGGGACTGGAAGGCAATTGATTCGAGAACAGTCTAGCCTTGATGATTATCCTGTACCAAAAGATGGCTATACTCAAAGTAAATGGGTGGCAGAAAAGTTAGTGAATATTGCCCGTAAGCGTGGCTTGCCAGTTTCTATCTATAGACCAGGACGTATATCTGGACATAGCAAAACGGGTGCATTTAATCCTAATGATTTTTTCTACAAATTACTCATTGGGTGCATTCAATTGGGAAGTGTACCTGATGAAAAATATTTAGAAAATTTAGCTCCTGTAGATTATATCAGCAAAGCTATTGTTTATTTATCTAGCCAAAAACAATCTTCTGGTAAAGCTTTTCACTTGCTTAATTCTCAGCCTCTTGAATTAAGAACCCTATTCAATGTCATTCGTTCCTTTGGCTATTCACTGCAACAGATTCCTATTGATCAATGGCGACAAGAACTAGCAAAAATTGCTGAAAATTTTCCCAACCATCCCTTGTATTCGCTTGTACCACTTTTGTCTACACAAGAATCTACAGCCACAACTTCTCAAACCCAATTACTAAAATTCGATTGTCAAAATACTCTTGATCTACTTTCAGGGACATCTATAGTTTGTCCACCTGTAGACCATGAATTGTTTAATATCTATATTTCATACTTAATTAAAATTGGCCTTCTTAATTCATCGCAGACAAAAAGTAAAGTCTAG
- a CDS encoding MFS transporter: MKKEDIEQTNFRTFTLIWASQLLSAIGSEMTYFAITIWAWDVTGQATSLSLILFFNQIPKLFTALFIGVFVDRWNRQMLMIIGDTVTGISTIAILLIFLANHLEVWHIYVIALIIGPFRHFQYFAFSTSISTLVPKQHYTRAVVMTEHIGGFASNIIAPGLAGAIYYVMGLQGILTIDIVTFIIALCTICLVHIPQPLVSEVEQKDAKIWQDITFGCRYIIQNPGLLALLLFLVIFHSVDSILLGIHSSFILARSNNDAGVFASVQSAIGLGGLVGAVLLSVWGGFKRRIDGLLLGTIFYYGLMVVFTLVNLPALWMIIGFLATVFWPLIASSNQVIWLSKVPPNVQGRVFTTRYLLTLIASPIGLAVSGPLADNFFRPAMMAGGSLSPIFGGLFGTSSSSGIVLQYSLFSLLGVLLGLAGYSWRKLRDVEIIVPDYKSD, from the coding sequence TTGAAAAAAGAAGATATAGAACAGACTAATTTCCGCACTTTTACTCTCATCTGGGCAAGTCAGTTGTTGTCAGCTATTGGCTCAGAAATGACTTATTTTGCAATTACTATTTGGGCATGGGATGTTACTGGACAAGCTACTTCTTTATCTTTAATTCTTTTCTTTAATCAAATACCAAAGTTATTCACTGCTCTATTTATCGGCGTATTTGTTGATAGATGGAATCGCCAGATGTTAATGATTATAGGAGATACGGTAACTGGTATCTCGACGATTGCTATCCTATTAATCTTTTTAGCGAATCATCTGGAAGTTTGGCACATCTACGTCATTGCGCTGATTATTGGGCCTTTTCGTCATTTCCAGTATTTTGCTTTTTCAACTTCTATCTCTACCCTTGTACCAAAACAGCATTACACGCGAGCTGTTGTGATGACTGAACATATCGGGGGGTTTGCTTCAAATATCATAGCACCAGGTTTGGCTGGCGCAATTTATTATGTAATGGGCTTGCAAGGTATCCTGACGATTGATATTGTCACATTTATCATTGCACTCTGCACCATTTGCTTAGTGCATATACCCCAACCTCTAGTTAGTGAAGTTGAACAAAAAGACGCAAAAATTTGGCAAGATATAACTTTTGGGTGTCGCTACATTATCCAAAATCCAGGTTTACTAGCTCTCCTACTGTTTCTAGTAATTTTTCACTCAGTTGATTCCATTCTTCTAGGAATACATTCGTCTTTTATTTTGGCTCGGAGTAATAATGATGCCGGCGTGTTTGCTAGTGTGCAGTCTGCTATTGGTTTAGGTGGTCTAGTTGGCGCTGTGTTATTGAGCGTTTGGGGTGGATTTAAGCGCCGCATTGATGGTTTATTGCTAGGTACAATATTCTACTATGGCCTGATGGTAGTATTTACCTTAGTCAATCTGCCTGCACTTTGGATGATTATCGGCTTTTTGGCAACTGTTTTTTGGCCATTGATAGCTAGTTCTAATCAAGTTATTTGGCTGTCTAAAGTACCACCGAATGTACAAGGACGGGTATTTACTACTCGCTATCTGCTGACTTTGATAGCTTCGCCGATAGGACTGGCGGTCTCCGGGCCGCTAGCTGATAATTTTTTCCGACCGGCGATGATGGCTGGAGGTAGCCTATCACCTATATTTGGCGGCTTATTCGGTACTAGTTCTAGTTCAGGGATAGTACTTCAATATAGTTTATTCTCTTTATTGGGTGTACTTCTTGGTTTAGCTGGGTATAGCTGGCGTAAATTGCGAGACGTAGAAATTATTGTGCCTGACTACAAGAGCGATTAA
- a CDS encoding cupin-like domain-containing protein: MNLQPIERIDNPSVAEFQNEFVKQDKPVIISGVANEWKAYFHWKPETFKAMFGDVIAPLRASDDEIDVFFGGLGEKKVITIADYIDSILSEPIEGKKRLYLGNIPFDSPLAKPYLDQVRPDFEFPNYFPENSGYDLRLWIGGANQKSTIHNDDYHNFNAQIFGEKIFLLFAPEEYKKLYVEKINDGLWSSPINSQQPDLAKFPLFDELIGLKAVLNQGDILFIPAFWWHQAFSITTSINVNMWVYTHKICEFWEQHPAFNKNMANSA; the protein is encoded by the coding sequence ATGAATCTTCAACCTATTGAACGCATTGATAATCCATCAGTTGCCGAATTTCAAAATGAGTTTGTCAAGCAAGACAAGCCAGTAATTATTTCTGGTGTCGCAAATGAATGGAAAGCATATTTCCATTGGAAACCTGAAACATTTAAAGCTATGTTTGGAGATGTAATTGCTCCTTTAAGAGCAAGTGACGATGAAATAGATGTTTTTTTTGGGGGATTAGGAGAAAAAAAAGTAATTACTATTGCTGATTATATAGACAGTATTTTGTCTGAACCAATAGAGGGTAAAAAACGCTTATATCTAGGTAACATTCCCTTTGATTCTCCTTTGGCTAAACCATATCTTGATCAGGTTAGACCAGATTTCGAGTTTCCTAATTACTTTCCTGAAAATAGCGGTTATGACTTACGTCTTTGGATTGGAGGAGCTAACCAAAAATCAACTATACATAATGATGACTACCATAATTTTAATGCACAGATTTTTGGAGAAAAAATATTTTTACTATTTGCCCCTGAAGAATATAAAAAACTATATGTTGAAAAGATTAATGATGGACTATGGTCAAGTCCTATTAATTCCCAGCAACCAGACTTAGCCAAATTTCCTTTATTTGATGAACTTATTGGATTAAAAGCTGTGCTTAATCAGGGGGATATACTTTTTATTCCTGCTTTTTGGTGGCATCAAGCATTTTCAATTACAACTTCTATTAATGTTAATATGTGGGTTTATACACATAAAATATGTGAATTTTGGGAACAACATCCAGCTTTTAATAAAAATATGGCTAACAGTGCCTAA